TTTTCAAGTCTTATTCCAATCTATTAAGATTACTTGGGAACTAAAGAATCATTTTATACACCAAATAGAAAACCTGAAAAAAACCTTATAAAATAACGGAAGATAAATATCCAAAAATGCCAAAAAAAAGCTCCATTGCATTATTTATAGCTGCCACAAGTGCCCTAGCAATATCATCATCTGTCAATAGTGGAGAGAAAGCCATGGGTGGGCTTAAAGAATGGAATACAGATATGGACGTTGATGCAGATTTTGTCTTAGATGCTCAAGCCCAAAAACTTGCCGATGAAGCTGCTAAATCAAGTGCTTGCATCCCCATAGGAGAGGGCGAGAATTGCTGGTAATTTTAAATTACTATATGATTTAATAAGTATTTTTTGAAATGTAATCAAAAAAAAACGCCCGATTAAGGGCGTTTTTAGTATCTCCAAAGAGAAAGTTAGAATTTGAAAGTTGTATTCACAACATATCCAAACATATCAGCTTCAACGTCGGAAGAAGCTTCATTATAAGAACCTCCGAAAATTGTAGGAGTTACAGTTACTGAATCGTTAACTTTGTATTCGTAATAAACCTCATACAAGAATGGATCTACAGGATCATCCTCATGTTTTTGAGGCTGACCAATAGCCATACCAATTCTGTCATCAGCATTAAAAATATCTTGCCAGTTAAGACCAACAAAATATGCAGTTGTATTGGAATTACCAGTAGCATCAGTCTCAGAAGTATCATAACCAACTGAAATTGAAGGAGTAGCTGTTCCAGTTTCCGCTGGTCTCCACCAAGCTCTCAAACCTATGTTTGTACTGCTTCCATCACCTGGTCTTGCTGCACCATCGTCAGATGTGAAGTAAGAAGTATCTGCCCAGCCGTTATACTTTTGGTTAAGAATAGCTGAAACTGAATATCTTGATTTAGTGTACCCAACTTGAGTAGCCCAACTTGTTCCACCTTCATCAGTAAGTAATCCTGTAGAATTACCAGATTTAGTTGTAAAGTTTGAACTTACAGCAAAACCGTTATCAGCTTTGTATGCCCATCCTGCTCCAGGGCTTGTGCTAGCACCATATGCAGCTGCGTTACCCCCAAGAGTAAAAGCCTTCAAAACAGGCTTATAGATTGAAGGAGTTGTTGCGTGCATGTAGTAGTTTTCAATCTTTGGACCAACCCAAACTGTATTACGTTCGCCAACTGGTGTTGAATACCAAATCTTATCAACCTTTAAAACGTCAGCATTACTGTTACCTGCACTTAGATAAGTATTTTCCTCACCTTTTAATACAGATCCACCACTATGGTTACCTGACTTAATTCTCACATAAAGGTTATCATCACCAGAAAAACTTGTATTCAAGTTCATGGTGTAGGTATACATTGCTTGAATCTTGCCGTACAAATCATCAGTGTCATCATCAGTTGTGCCACTGTCATCTGTATCAAACATACCTACTGTAAAAACAGCCTTACCATCAAGAGTTGTAGTGTCAGAGAAACTGCCTGCTGCAAAATCATTCTGCTGAGCTTCTAGACCATCTACGCGTCCTTTGAGTGTTGCAAGTTCTTCACTAAACTCGTTAGTGAATGTTTTATTATCAAATCTTTGAGACTTAGAATCGCTACGACCGTAACTATTCATACCCTCAAGATTCATTGTTTCGGAAGCTTGTGCAGCTATTGGAGAAAACAGACCAACTGCTGTACTAGCAACCAACAATTGTTGGAAGAGTTTCATTTTACCTCACACGAAAATAACCCATAAGAATGGGTAACTATACTGTATCGTGTGTAACCAAAGAGGACAGAAAAATTAGATATACAGCCGTGTATCTTTTGATACATTCTTGAATAATTAAGAGGAGCCAAGAAGATTCCTATTTTTAACTAACGGATATTCCAATAATTCTCTTTCTTCAATCCAAGAAAATGCTACTTCTCTAGCTAGTTTTCTAATCTTTTCAATATACTGCGCGCGATCTGTTACTGATATTACTCCTCTTGCATCAAGCAAATTAAAAGAGTGACTGCATTTAAGTACAAAATCAAGTGCAGGGTAAGTAAGTTTCTTCTCAATTAAAGAACTTGCTTCATTCTGATAGATTTCAAATAATTTTATTATGTTTTCAGGATTAGATTCACTAAAGTTATAAGCACATTGACTCTTTTCAAATTGAAGCCAAATATCACTGTATCTTAAATCTTCGTTCCAATTTAGATCCCAAATACTTTCCTTATCCTGCAAAAACATTGAAATCCTCTCTAAACCATAAGTTATTTCAATTGGAATTGGGTTGCAATCCAAGCCACCACATTGTTGAAAATATGTGAACTGTGTAACTTCCATTCCATCCAGCCAAACCTCCCAACCAACTCCCCAGGCTCCTAAAGTAGGAGATTCCCAGTTATCTTCTACAAATCTTATGTCATGACTTTTAGGATTAATTCCTAATTTTTCTAAAGAAGCTAAATATTTTTCCTGTATTCCCTCTGGTGAAGGTTTTTTTATTACCTGATATTGAAAGTAATGTTGTGCCCTATTTGGATTATCACCAAACCTTCCATCTGTAGGCCTTCTACATGGCTCTGCATATGCGACACTCCATGGTTCTGGTCCGATTGCCCTTAAAAAAGTATGCGGATTCATTGTCCCGGCACCCTTTTCAGTATCATATGGTTGCATTATTAGGCATCCTTCTTCAGACCAAAATTTATTTAAGTTTTGAATTATATCCTGAAAAAACATCTATTTAAAAATTTTAGAAATTTTGAATAATTCCATACAACATAATAACAAAGCCTATTTAAAATAAGAATAAAAATTTTTAATTTTTTTCAATTAACATTAATAATAATCATCCCAATTAGACAAAAAAATTAATTATCCAATCTAGTCTATGAAATAATTCTCCAGCTAAAAATTTATCGGGATTAAATATTATTGATTTAATCATTAATAAAGAGTTTAATTAATCAAAAAAATCTAGTGGCAATGGTCCAAAAGTACTGGATTCTTTAGAGTCTTCATCATACTGACAAGTTAATAAAATTCCTTCTCCAAGACCTTTTTCGGATCTAATAAAAACG
This window of the Prochlorococcus sp. MIT 1314 genome carries:
- a CDS encoding iron uptake porin, whose product is MKLFQQLLVASTAVGLFSPIAAQASETMNLEGMNSYGRSDSKSQRFDNKTFTNEFSEELATLKGRVDGLEAQQNDFAAGSFSDTTTLDGKAVFTVGMFDTDDSGTTDDDTDDLYGKIQAMYTYTMNLNTSFSGDDNLYVRIKSGNHSGGSVLKGEENTYLSAGNSNADVLKVDKIWYSTPVGERNTVWVGPKIENYYMHATTPSIYKPVLKAFTLGGNAAAYGASTSPGAGWAYKADNGFAVSSNFTTKSGNSTGLLTDEGGTSWATQVGYTKSRYSVSAILNQKYNGWADTSYFTSDDGAARPGDGSSTNIGLRAWWRPAETGTATPSISVGYDTSETDATGNSNTTAYFVGLNWQDIFNADDRIGMAIGQPQKHEDDPVDPFLYEVYYEYKVNDSVTVTPTIFGGSYNEASSDVEADMFGYVVNTTFKF
- the glyQ gene encoding glycine--tRNA ligase subunit alpha; amino-acid sequence: MFFQDIIQNLNKFWSEEGCLIMQPYDTEKGAGTMNPHTFLRAIGPEPWSVAYAEPCRRPTDGRFGDNPNRAQHYFQYQVIKKPSPEGIQEKYLASLEKLGINPKSHDIRFVEDNWESPTLGAWGVGWEVWLDGMEVTQFTYFQQCGGLDCNPIPIEITYGLERISMFLQDKESIWDLNWNEDLRYSDIWLQFEKSQCAYNFSESNPENIIKLFEIYQNEASSLIEKKLTYPALDFVLKCSHSFNLLDARGVISVTDRAQYIEKIRKLAREVAFSWIEERELLEYPLVKNRNLLGSS